ATGGATGACTCCTAGGGTCTTAGGCCACAGACCCGCCCTGAGGAGAGATAAGATAAAATCTAGGCAGTGGATTGGGATGGTTCAGGGAGGGTCAATGGGTCTCACGGTTGAAACCCTCAGATCCAGACTCCTCCCCCAATTTCCCCCCTAGCTTCCCCCAAAAGGTCGAAAGCTTCCCGTTGCCTCCGGTGCTGGAAGTTGACCCCTAGGGGTTACTCAGGGCTGAAGACCTCTGGCCTAGGGACTGGAACCTCTGTCCCGTGGTGTGGTCTTTCGTGGGAAGGGAACCTCTCCCGATATCTGCCTGTTCAATTGGTGTGTGGAAGTACAAAAAGCTGTGAATTCCAGGATTTCCGTTTTATCTGCTGTCCTTGCAGCCCTGACTGCATCAGCCACCCTCAAGGTGGCTCCCGGCGAAGCATCTACGGCCTTCGATCGCCCTGGAGAAACCGAGCTACAGGCGATCACCCCAGGAGCAGTCCAGGAGCGGCCCGTTTCCCTTACCCTCCCTGTCCTCACCCCAGATGCCATGGAGACAACAACCACAACGGCAGCGATCGAGGCTGTTGGGGGTACCCCTCCCACCGAGTCTGTCTCCCGGATCCCCAGCGTCCTTTTCGGTGAACCCCTGTCGGACGGTGAACCCCTGTCGGACGGTGAATCCCTGTCTAATGCCGAACCCCTGCTGGACACGGCTCTGGGTTCTATCCCCAGCCGTTCCCCTGCGTCATCCCCCACCCTGGCCCAAGCCGGTGATCTGAATCCAGGCACGGCAGACCCAGGCACGGCTGAACCTGCTACGCCCTCAGTTCCCTTCTCCACCCCCACCCCAGGAACCCCCAGCCTCCAAACTAGTCCGGCTGCTGAACCCCGGGTCTTGGTCTCAGAAATTCAAGTCAGCGGTCTGGAGGGCAACCCCAACGCCCCTCTTCTGCTGGAGGCTGTCTATGGAGCCATTAGCGTAACGGCAGGGGAACCCACCACCCGATCGGCCATCCAGGAAGACCTGAACGCCATTTTTGCCACTGGTTACTTCCAGAATGTGCGCTTTACCCCCACCGACACCCCCCTCGGTGTGCGTCTCACCTTTATCGTCGATCCCAACCCCACTCTCACCGCCGTTGCTGTGAACGGTACCCGCGTTCTGCCCCCGGATCTGGTGGACGATATTTTTGGCGACAGTTACGGCGAGATCCTCAACCTCCAGGATCTGCAAGATGGGGTTCAAGCCCTCAATAAGTGGTATCAAGACAATGGCTATGTTTTAGGCCAGGTCATTGACGCGGGCGAAATTTCCCCCGCAGGAGTTGTAACCCTAGAGGTGGCTGAAGGGGAAGTGGATAGCATCCAAGTGCGGTTCCTCAATGATGAGGGCACGGGGTTGGATGAAGACGGAAATCCCATCAAGGGCAGAACCAAACCCTATATCGTCACCCGCGAATTTTCCCTGCAACCGGGGGATGTGTTCAATCGCAACCAGGCTGAAACTGATCTACAACGGGTCTTTGGCCTCGGTCTCTTTGAAGATGTCAACCTGTCCTTAGATCCGTCCCCCGACGATCCCCGCAAGGTGATTGTGGTGGCCAATGTCATTGAAGGCAGCAGCGGATCGATCGGGGCGGGGGCCGGTCTCAGTTCCGACACCGGACTGTTTGGCTCCATCAGCTACCAACAGCAAAATTTCCGGGGACGGAACCAGGTCATTGGGTCGGAGTTAACCCTGGGGGAAAACGCCCTGCTGTTTGATCTTAACTTCACAGATCCCTGGATTAAAGGGGATCCCTATCGCACCTCTTACACCGTCAATGCGTTCCGACGGCGATCGATCTCCCTCGTCTTTGATGAAGGCCCACGGGATGTCAACCTCAGCAACGGCGACACCCCCCGCATTGTCCGCACGGGCGGCGGCATTCGCTTCAACCGTCCCCTCTCCAAGGACGTGTATAACGCCTCGGTGTGGAACGCATCCCTGGGGGTGCAATACCAGCGCGTGGGCATTCAAGACTCCGATGGCAATGCCTATGCTGTGGATGAGTTCGGCAACCAATTGACCGCCAGCGGTGATAGTGTCGATGACCTACTAACCCTGGGGTTTGGCCTTAGCCGCGACCTACGCAACAACCGTGTCCAAACCACTGCCGGATCCCTCGCCCGCATTAGTGTGGATCAATCGGTTCCCCTGGGATCCGGTAGCATTCTGATGAACCGCATCCGAGGCAGCTATAGCTACTACATCCCCCTCAAGTTTCTCAAAATTAGTCAGGGCTGCCGTAAGGCAGATGCCTCCCCCGCCGATTGCCCCCAAACCCTGGCCTTGAATGTCCAGGCAGGGACTATTTTCGGTGATTTACCCCCCTATGAAGCCTTCCTGTTAGGGGGTAGCAGCTCTGTACGGGGCTATGGGGAAGGGGAAGTGGGCACCGGGCGCAGTTTTGCCCAGGCCACGGCGGAATATCGCTTCCCGGTGTTCTCTGTCGTCGGCGGTGCCCTCTTTGCGGACTTCGCCACGGATCTGGGTACGGGGGACAATGTGCCGGGAGAACCGGCGGTAATTCGGGAAAAACCGGGGGGTGGCTTCGGGGTCGGCTTGGGGGTGCGGGTCAGATCTCCCATTGGTTCCATTCGGGTTGATTATGGTCTCAATGACCAAGGTGATACCCGTTTCCACTTCGGTATTGGTGAGCGCTTCTAAGGCTCAGTTTGCCCTATTCTGAATGTCTCTCTACCCATAGGGCACCTCAATTAATTGTGGCGGGCGGTGAAGCCGCCCGCCATAACCCCTATTCTTGCGTTGGTACAGGGGCGATAATTTGGATTTTTCGAGGTGCCCTGGAGGATGGTTTGGCGATCGCGTAAACCCTGGCAACGTTGGGTTTCGTGCCTTAACCAAACCTACTCCGGCAAACCTACTCAGGTCTTACCTTCAGGGGCAGGTACTGGAGCCAGAGGCTACACAAAACGGGTATCAACTTAAGCCGGGACAGTGTGGCACAGAGCGCCCCACTGTCCCGTTAATCTTGTGCCGCTTTCAGCGGGAATCCCACAAAACTAGATTTTAAGTTTTGCAGCTATATCGTAAAAAACGGGACTGACGGGATTCGAACCCGCAACTTCCGCCGTGACAGGGCGGTGCTCTAACCGGTTGAACTACAGTCCCCTGTAGTGCGCTCTCAGGTATTTGTGACAGCGAAGCTTATCATCGCAATAAAATTTCTACTTGTCAAGACCTTTGGATAAGTTCTTTTGGTAGTCAATATCTGGGTACTATCCCCCAGGGCAGACTAAAGCAGGGGAGACGGGTTCCCCTGAGAGCCGCCTGGATACCTCGTTAACCATACAGGAGAGGAGTTTGCTAGATTAAACGATACCATTAAGTATCTAAACCTATATCCCCATCATCAGTGTCCGATCCCATGGAAATCCGTCGTCATCCTCCCAGTTCTGGTGTGCGAGTGCAAAGCTTGAGCTTTCAACTCGACACCCCCGATGCCAAACCTCTGCATATCTTGGAAGAAATCATTTGGCATAAAGATCAAGAGGTGACCCGGATGCGCGATCGCGTACCCCTCCTGGATTTACGGAAACAGGTTGTCGTTGCCCCGGCTCCCAAAGACTTCCTCGGTGCCCTGCAACGGGCTAGCCACAAACCCGCAGTGATTGCCGAGGTTAAAAAAGCATCCCCCAGCAAAGGGGTCTTCCGGGAAGACTTCGATGCGGTGGCGATCGCCCAGAGTTATGAACGCCATGGGGCCACCTGTCTGTCTGTCCTCACTGACGAGCGCTTTTTCCAGGGCAGTTTCCAAAACCTCAGCCAGGTTCGCCAAGCCGTGGATTTGCCCCTGTTGTGCAAAGACTTTATGATCTCCCCGTACCAGATCTACTTAGCCCGTGCCCAGGGAGCCGATGCCATCCTGCTGATTGCTGCGGTGTTGGGTGATCAGGACCTGAAGTATTTTCTCAAAATTAGCCGCAGTCTTGGACTCACCGCCTTGATTGAGGTGCATTCTGGGCCGGAGTTAGAGCGGGTCTTAGCCCTAGGCCAAGCCCAATTACTGGGCATTAATAATCGGGATCTTAAAACCTTTCACACGTCCCTGGATACCACCTGTGATTTGCTCCAAACCTATGGGTCAGCCCTACGGGAGCAAGGCATCACCGTGATTAGTGAGTCTGGAATGCACCAAACCGCTGATTTAGACCGAGTGGCGGCAGCCGGTGCCCAGGGGGTCTTGGTGGGGGAATCCCTGATTCGTCAACGGGATCCCGGTGTTGCGTTAACTCAACTGATCGGTGTTTCTATTCCTGCTCGTTAAAGGTGCTTCCATTCATGTCAGCTCAACAGAATTCTAGTCTTCCTGTTCCCTTGCCCTCGACGATCCATTACGAGGTTCCCCTCCGCATCTTGGAACAAAAAACGATGAAGGCGATCCCAATTCGAGGGAGCCAACAGCAACTGGTGCATGAGTTAATGGTGACGTTGCGCAAAGCCGTAGCCCAACAGAAGCGGCTGGAGGAAACCTTTGAGCAGGCGGGGTTACCCATTGAACACCACTGGTCTGTGGAAACGATCGCCGGGGAGAAACCGTCCCCGCCCCAATAAAGAGGCGACTCTGTGCTGGTCCCTGAAAGCGTTAGTCCCTTCAAGCACTAGTTCCTTCAAGCACTAGTCCCTAAGCCCAGATCCCCGGCTTCCCATGGGCTACCGTCTAGACTGTTTAAACTTTGGAGCAGAAACCGGGGACCTCAGCAGTTTGGGACAGAAACCTAGAATGTTTCAAATTTGGGACAGAAACCGGGCATTTCGGCACCTAGGAATCAGTCAGACAAGATTAATTGGTCAGGATTTTTTGGACAATTTCGACCCCGGTGAAGGCTTGCCAGCCAAAGAGACCGACGATCGCCACGTTGGCCAAAATATGACCATTGCGTGCCCAGTCTTGACCCTTTTGCATAAAGGGAGTGAGGGACGCAGAGAGGGCAATCAAGCCGGTCATGGCTAAACCCGCCAAGAGATGGGGACCAACGAACAGCTTTTCGTTATTCAAATAGGTCACGGCCATGCCGCCAATGTTGCCCAGGACCATCATGGCCAACAGGAGAGAACCGATTTTATGGTGCTTCTGGTTAAACTGACCTTGAATCAGAGCTTTTTTGTCTTCGCCTTCGGCACTGCGGGTTCGGCGCACCTGAAGCCCTAGATACATGGCATAGAGGGTGAGTCCAAAGAGAACCCACATCAACAGGGGGTGGCCAAACTGTAGCCAATATTTCACATCATCGGGGAGATTAAATGTCATGGCAATTCTTAGGCTTTTCTAAAGGGTGACAGAATCTTCATAAAACTTAGCACAATGCAGTGGGTAGCATAATCTGATACTGGATCTCCCTGCGTTTCTGTCGTTCCCCCCTGCCATGGCCCATTCTGTGGATCCTCTGAACCCGCCCCCTGACGATCGCTCGCCCCTCCCTACGCTCTCCAGTTTAGGATCCCCGATCGCTGACCCTGACAACCCTGGCCGCGATGTCTTGGGGGATTCCGGCGACGATCGCCCATCCCGGATCCCAACTCCCATCAGTCCTGAATCCAGGGGCGATCGCGCCGATCCTCCCCTTCGTACCGATCCTCCCCTTCGCACCGTTGCCCTCACTCCCTTGGTGCTGCTGGGTACTGGGTTAACCCTCCTGGGTATGAGTAGCCATTTTTTCCTGTTGGGGATGGTGGCGGCCCTGGTGACCACAGTTTTAGGGCTACAACTGCTGTGGCCTGAACTCAAAGCCATTGGTCAAGAGCTATTAATCGATCAATGGGGTTCCCCCTTGGTGGCAGTGGTGGGGCTGGGGGTTGCCTGGGCAGCGGTGATTCAGTTCACCGGCTGGGGCGACGAAGTGATCTCCCTGTTGCGGCGCATTGACTGGGATATTGTCGGTGCCCTGGGGTCGGTTTTGGGAGCGGCGGGACAGATTTTGATTGCGGTGTTGGCGGTTTATATTGCATGGCGGCAATATGTGATTTCCAAAGATCTCACCATTCAACAAAACCTGCTGACCCTGCAACAGAACCTCATTACCCAGCAACAAACCATTGACACCTATTTTCAGGGGGTGTCTGATCTGGTGTTGGATGAGGAAGGGCTGCTGGAAGATTGGCCCCAGGAGCGGGCGATCGCCGAGGGACGCACGGCGGCGATCCTCAGCAGCATTGATGCCGACGGCAAAGCCAAGGTGATCCGCTTCCTCTCCAGCGCTAAATTACTGACCCCCCTCAAACGGGATCAACACCTGGGGCGAGCCATTTTAGATGGTCAGGGGGGCTATGCTGAAGATCGGATTCGGGGGCTGCGGGTGGTGGATTTGGGGGTGATGTTAGCCAAAAGCGATTTGGCGGGAACCGATTTACGGTGGACGGATCTCAGCGGCATCAATTTGGTGGGGGCAAACTTAAGCCAGTGCGATTTAGTCCGGGCCAATCTCTCCCGCACGGTGCTCTATGATGCCTCCCTCCGGAATGCTGATCTGTTGGGGGTGCGTTTTTTCTATGGATCCGTGGAAACCGCCAGCCCCCGTAGCCGTACTGAACCACCGGACTACACCACGGGAGCCTTTACGGGGGCAGTGGTGGAAAATGCCGATTTTACAGGCGCACAGCGGTTGTCGGAGGAGCAACGGTGCTACTGCTGTGCCTGGGGGGGGAAAAAGACCCGGTCTACCATCCCAGGGGGGTGCCAGGGTATTCCCGATCGCCTGGGCCGGTAAGCCACGGTTGGGGCGTGTCACGGCACTCAGACCCTCACCCTAAATCCCTCTCCCAGAGCGGGAGAGGGACTTTGAGAAATTCTGGCTCCCCTGTACTCAGACCCTCACCCTAAATCCCTCTCCCAGAGCGAGAGAGGGACTTTGAGAAATTCTGGCTCCCCTGTACTCAGACCCTCACCCTAAATCCCTCTCCCAGAGCGGGAGAGGGACTTTGAGAAATTCTGGCTCCCCTGTTCCCCTCGTGGCAGATGGGGCTGGGGGATGAGAGCGCACAATATCCGTTGCACAGCGCGTTAGGGCTGGGGTTCAAAGGGCCGATCGACTCCCCCCAAAGACTGGACAATCGATCGGGTATTGGTCTCAATCATGGTGCTATAGGTCTCTGCGCCGCTGCCCACCGCCCCCAGGGAGTCGGAGTAAAGCTGCTGGGGCGCTAAGATAACCCCCGCTTCCTCCGCCACCGTGCGAATAAGCTGGGGATTAAGGGTCGTTTCCGCGAATATCGTCGGGACTCCTGCGGTTTTAACCGCTTGGACTAGGCGCTGCACCGTTTGGGCGCTGGGTTGTTCCTCGGTGCTAATGCCGATCAGGGTGCCCACCACCTCCAGCCCATAGGCATGGGCATAGTACTGAAAGGCATCATGGGTGGTGACTAAACGCCGCTGGGGGGGAGGAATAGTGGCGATTTGGGTCTCAACCCAGGTGTCAAGTTGGGCCAGCTCGGCCCGCAGTGCCGCCCCATTTTGTTCCAGATCGGCCCGGTGTTGGGGCACCAGTTCCATGAGTGCTGCTTCAATGGCATCCACCATGGTGATCCCATTGGCCACATCCCCCCACACATGGGGATCCGGTTCCCGTTGACCTTTGTACTCAAAGTCCAGGGGCTGAACCCGTTCCCCCGCCGCCAGTTTTTCGGCTCCAATCCCAGCCCCATTAATTAGCTTAATTAAACCCGGTTCCAGGTTGTAACCGTTATAAATAATCAAATCCGCTTGTTCTAAGGCGCGGCTATCTTGGGGCACCGGTTCATAGACATG
This region of Prochlorothrix hollandica PCC 9006 = CALU 1027 genomic DNA includes:
- a CDS encoding DUF5340 domain-containing protein — encoded protein: MSAQQNSSLPVPLPSTIHYEVPLRILEQKTMKAIPIRGSQQQLVHELMVTLRKAVAQQKRLEETFEQAGLPIEHHWSVETIAGEKPSPPQ
- a CDS encoding BamA/TamA family outer membrane protein, which gives rise to MVFRGKGTSPDICLFNWCVEVQKAVNSRISVLSAVLAALTASATLKVAPGEASTAFDRPGETELQAITPGAVQERPVSLTLPVLTPDAMETTTTTAAIEAVGGTPPTESVSRIPSVLFGEPLSDGEPLSDGESLSNAEPLLDTALGSIPSRSPASSPTLAQAGDLNPGTADPGTAEPATPSVPFSTPTPGTPSLQTSPAAEPRVLVSEIQVSGLEGNPNAPLLLEAVYGAISVTAGEPTTRSAIQEDLNAIFATGYFQNVRFTPTDTPLGVRLTFIVDPNPTLTAVAVNGTRVLPPDLVDDIFGDSYGEILNLQDLQDGVQALNKWYQDNGYVLGQVIDAGEISPAGVVTLEVAEGEVDSIQVRFLNDEGTGLDEDGNPIKGRTKPYIVTREFSLQPGDVFNRNQAETDLQRVFGLGLFEDVNLSLDPSPDDPRKVIVVANVIEGSSGSIGAGAGLSSDTGLFGSISYQQQNFRGRNQVIGSELTLGENALLFDLNFTDPWIKGDPYRTSYTVNAFRRRSISLVFDEGPRDVNLSNGDTPRIVRTGGGIRFNRPLSKDVYNASVWNASLGVQYQRVGIQDSDGNAYAVDEFGNQLTASGDSVDDLLTLGFGLSRDLRNNRVQTTAGSLARISVDQSVPLGSGSILMNRIRGSYSYYIPLKFLKISQGCRKADASPADCPQTLALNVQAGTIFGDLPPYEAFLLGGSSSVRGYGEGEVGTGRSFAQATAEYRFPVFSVVGGALFADFATDLGTGDNVPGEPAVIREKPGGGFGVGLGVRVRSPIGSIRVDYGLNDQGDTRFHFGIGERF
- a CDS encoding DUF4079 domain-containing protein; protein product: MTFNLPDDVKYWLQFGHPLLMWVLFGLTLYAMYLGLQVRRTRSAEGEDKKALIQGQFNQKHHKIGSLLLAMMVLGNIGGMAVTYLNNEKLFVGPHLLAGLAMTGLIALSASLTPFMQKGQDWARNGHILANVAIVGLFGWQAFTGVEIVQKILTN
- the trpC gene encoding indole-3-glycerol phosphate synthase TrpC — its product is MEIRRHPPSSGVRVQSLSFQLDTPDAKPLHILEEIIWHKDQEVTRMRDRVPLLDLRKQVVVAPAPKDFLGALQRASHKPAVIAEVKKASPSKGVFREDFDAVAIAQSYERHGATCLSVLTDERFFQGSFQNLSQVRQAVDLPLLCKDFMISPYQIYLARAQGADAILLIAAVLGDQDLKYFLKISRSLGLTALIEVHSGPELERVLALGQAQLLGINNRDLKTFHTSLDTTCDLLQTYGSALREQGITVISESGMHQTADLDRVAAAGAQGVLVGESLIRQRDPGVALTQLIGVSIPAR
- a CDS encoding metal ABC transporter solute-binding protein, Zn/Mn family yields the protein MGERGSGDSDRPQVVATSTVLANLTAEVAGDTIILVGLLKPGADPHVYEPVPQDSRALEQADLIIYNGYNLEPGLIKLINGAGIGAEKLAAGERVQPLDFEYKGQREPDPHVWGDVANGITMVDAIEAALMELVPQHRADLEQNGAALRAELAQLDTWVETQIATIPPPQRRLVTTHDAFQYYAHAYGLEVVGTLIGISTEEQPSAQTVQRLVQAVKTAGVPTIFAETTLNPQLIRTVAEEAGVILAPQQLYSDSLGAVGSGAETYSTMIETNTRSIVQSLGGVDRPFEPQP
- a CDS encoding pentapeptide repeat-containing protein, which gives rise to MAHSVDPLNPPPDDRSPLPTLSSLGSPIADPDNPGRDVLGDSGDDRPSRIPTPISPESRGDRADPPLRTDPPLRTVALTPLVLLGTGLTLLGMSSHFFLLGMVAALVTTVLGLQLLWPELKAIGQELLIDQWGSPLVAVVGLGVAWAAVIQFTGWGDEVISLLRRIDWDIVGALGSVLGAAGQILIAVLAVYIAWRQYVISKDLTIQQNLLTLQQNLITQQQTIDTYFQGVSDLVLDEEGLLEDWPQERAIAEGRTAAILSSIDADGKAKVIRFLSSAKLLTPLKRDQHLGRAILDGQGGYAEDRIRGLRVVDLGVMLAKSDLAGTDLRWTDLSGINLVGANLSQCDLVRANLSRTVLYDASLRNADLLGVRFFYGSVETASPRSRTEPPDYTTGAFTGAVVENADFTGAQRLSEEQRCYCCAWGGKKTRSTIPGGCQGIPDRLGR